A stretch of Castanea sativa cultivar Marrone di Chiusa Pesio chromosome 2, ASM4071231v1 DNA encodes these proteins:
- the LOC142623286 gene encoding uncharacterized protein LOC142623286: MREEICFFNKDSLLIKPPKKSPLLLRMVILVFAMVCGVYIYSICLKQLSIHTKTKLLNIQLIGRPCPDDCINLSEIPYVHYPKPETFSRAECKHNPVQFFAIVSMQRSGSGWFETLLNSHVNVSSNGEIFSVKDRRNNISSIIQTLDKVYNLDWFSSASKNQCSAAVGFKWMLNQGLMEHHKEIAEYFNRKGVSAIFLFRRNLLRRMVSLLANSYDQYAKLLNGTHKSHVHTPEEADILSKYKPSINSTALITQLKDMEVITAKALEYFNSTRHIILYYEDLIMNHTKLKDVQEFLKLPQMVLSSRQIKIHKGPLSDHIKNWEDVNKTLAATAYESYLHADY; encoded by the exons ATGAGAGAAGAAATCTGTTTCTTCAACAAG GATTCTCTCCTAATAAAGCCACCCAAGAAATCTCCATTGTTATTAAGGATGGTAATCTTAGTGTTTGCAATGGTCTGTGGCGTTTATATCTACTCAATCTGTCTCAAGCAGTTAAGTATCCACACCAAGACTAAACTTCTAAACATCCAACTCATTGGACGGCCTTGCCCTGATGATTGCATCAATCTATCCGAAATTCCTTATGTGCATTACCCAAAACCTGAAACTTTTAGCAG GGCTGAGTGTAAACATAATCCTGTACAGTTCTTTGCCATTGTATCAATGCAGAGATCAGGAAGTGGGTGGTTTGAGACCCTATTGAATAGTCATGTTAATGTAAGCTCTAATGGGGAGATATTCTCTGTTAAGGATAGGAGAAACAATATTTCTTCAATTATACAGACTCTAGATAAAGTTTACAATTTGGATTGGTTCAGTAGTGCTTCGAAAAATCAATGCTCTGCGGCAGTTGGCTTCAAGTGGATGCTTAATCAG GGGTTGATGGAGCACCATAAAGAAATAGCTGAATACTTCAATCGTAAGGGTGTTTCTGCAATCTTTCTCTTCCGAAGAAATTTATTGCGTCGGATGGTTTCATTGCTTGCCAATTCGTATGATCAATATGCTAAGCTATTGAATGGAACTCACAAGTCACATGTACATACACCCGAAGag gctGATATACTTTCAAAGTACAAGCCTTCAATAAACTCCACGGCATTGATTACTCAACTGAAGGACATGGAGGTGATAACAGCCAAGGCTTTAGAATACTTCAACAGCACTCGGCACATCATTCTGTACTACGAGGATCTTATCATGAACCACACT AAACTAAAAGATGTCCAAGAGTTTCTGAAGCTTCCACAGATGGTATTGTCAAGCCGGCAAATTAAAATACACAAAGGGCCATTGTCGGACCACATTAAGAACTGGGAAGATGTTAACAAGACACTTGCAGCAACAGCTTATGAGAGTTATCTCCATGCAGACTATTGA